A section of the Humulus lupulus chromosome 2, drHumLupu1.1, whole genome shotgun sequence genome encodes:
- the LOC133815567 gene encoding DELLA protein GAI1-like: protein MKRDRVMEEPSYDTASNEGKKLSTDDILRIAGTRFIQCFDSLQAADHAPSMMLSHPLECSLYGLSIEETKDVELVELLLSCAERVECKQFEWGSKLLGQCELLCSETGNSVQRVVYYFCQALRERIDKETGRHILLSLQTIQQIAQQQFDIDKALMTLTPTLHAIHNNIPFFQLSIFTGIQAIVENVRGAKKVHIVDLGIRSGSQWTVLMQALASSSHESPLELLKITAIGTTSKHVIEETGDRLLSFAKTMNIPLSFKIVMVSDISHLKEDLFELDSNETVAVYSSCLLRRFLSEPDQLEYLMKVVRNLNPCVMVVTEVEANHNSPVFVNRFIEALFFYGTLFDCFESCMKRNDPNRMLAEATYCFQAIRNIVATEGEERKFRIVKIDVWRSFFARFGMEELELSPSSIYQANLIVGRFPAGTSCTLGMNGKCLMMGWKGTPLQSLSVWRFH, encoded by the coding sequence atgaagagagatAGAGTTATGGAGGAACCAAGTTATGATACAGCAAGCAATGAAGGGAAGAAATTGTCAACAGATGACATTTTGAGAATTGCTGGAACAAGATTTATTCAGTGTTTTGATTCTCTGCAGGCTGCTGATCATGCTCCTTCCATGATGCTCAGCCACCCTCTTGAATGTTCTTTATATGGCCTTTCCATAGAAGAGACTAAAGATGTTGAGCTTGTGGAGTTGCTCCTTTCTTGTGCTGAGAGAGTAGAATGTAAGCAGTTTGAATGGGGGAGCAAATTACTCGGCCAATGTGAGCTGTTATGTTCTGAAACAGGGAATTCAGTTCAAAGAGTGGTTTACTATTTCTGTCAAGCTCTTAGAGAGAGGATTGACAAAGAAACCGGACGACACATTCTGCTGAGTTTGCAGACAATTCAGCAGATAGCTCAGCAGCAGTTTGATATTGATAAGGCATTGATGACTCTAACTCCTACTCTCCATGCAATTCACAATAATATTCCATTCTTTCAGCTGTCTATTTTTACAGGAATTCAAGCCATTGTTGAGAATGTCAGGGGGGCGAAGAAGGTTCACATAGTTGATCTAGGAATAAGGAGTGGTTCCCAATGGACTGTACTAATGCAAGCTCTTGCTTCTTCTAGTCATGAATCTCCACTTGAGCTTCTCAAGATCACTGCTATTGGAACTACTTCAAAACATGTCATTGAGGAAACAGGTGATAGGTTGTTGAGTTTTGCCAAGACCATGAACATACCTTTGTCTTTTAAGATAGTGATGGTATCAGATATATCCCATCTCAAAGAAGACCTTTTCGAGCTAGATTCTAATGAAACAGTAGCTGTCTACTCTTCATGTTTACTTAGGAGATTTCTTTCAGAACCAGATCAACTGGAGTATTTAATGAAAGTGGTAAGGAACTTAAATCCATGTGTGATGGTTGTTACTGAAGTTGAAGCAAACCACAACTCACCAGTTTTTGTTAACCGCTTTATTGAAGCCCTTTTCTTCTATGGAACACTGTTTGATTGCTTTGAATCTTGCATGAAAAGGAATGATCCGAATCGAATGTTAGCTGAAGCAACTTATTGTTTTCAGGCAATCAGAAACATTGTGGCCACTGAGGGAGAGGAGAGAAAATTTAGAATTGTGAAGATTGATGTGTGGAGATCTTTCTTTGCCAGGTTTGGAATGGAGGAGCTTGAATTGAGCCCATCATCTATATACCAAGCTAATCTCATTGTTGGCAGATTCCCAGCTGGGACTTCTTGTACTCTTGGCATGAATGGAAAATGCctcatgatgggttggaaaggtACACCACTTCAATCTCTTTCTGTTTGGAGATTCCATTGA
- the LOC133819525 gene encoding DELLA protein RGL1-like, which produces MDFNFELHDSTFFPGDFIFEDIQDKFYSTDRSVEKVQLYGAEDQWGYGYYPDENFEEGFIFSKSQIQEQQQLQQEQQSFSVYDLFDEIPQYESVFQSFEKCLEVEDFTNEVSETVTVISEVGAKKEKEYPIPLAALELLNNHGNGFKRLKGERIIEPNNGITTVNDNNQVAASAADHRILSTEGILRFAGERFIQSYSKQQVASHPFNWSFSGLNFEQTKDVELVELLLASAEKVGCQQYESACRLLHFCDDLASNAGNPVRRAAYYFCEALREKIDKESGRNTSKGLGKMLESFDIDKAMMVPDGPKLAFHQGLPLSQVEKFAGIQAIIEKVSESNKVHVIDLRIANGVQWIALMQALASRHEHFPIESLKITVIATTARDVMEETGKWLTNFANTLKIPFSFNIVMVSNMFELKQDLFKLDNNETIAVYSSFALRRMIAQSTELESLMRVIKSLNPCVMVVTEVEANHNSPAFVNRFIEALFFYGTLFDCLESFMKRNEPNRMAVEATYCFQAIRNIVATEGEERQIRNVKIDVWRAFFARFGMEELELSPSSIYQANLIVDRFPAGTSCTLGMNGKCLIMGWKDLLSLETCLEDIAGLVKSQLWFQMLNPRRKSVQFL; this is translated from the exons ATGGATTTCAATTTTGAATTGCATGATTCGACGTTCTTCCCAGGAGATTTTATCTTTGAGGACATTCAAGATAAGTTTTATTCCACTGATAGAAGTGTGGAAAAAGTTCAGCTTTATGGTGCTGAAGATCAATGGGGTTATGGCTATTACCCAGATGAGAACTTTGAAGAAGGATTCATTTTCTCCAAGTCTCAGATACAAGAACAGCAGCAGCTACAGCAAGAACAACAATCATTTTCTGTCTATGACCTGTTTGATGAAATTCCTCAGTATGAATCTGTCTTTCAATCGTTTGAAAAATGCCTAGAGGTAGAGGATTTTACAAATGAGGTTAGTGAAACCGTAACTGTCATCTCAGAAGTTGGAGCCAAGAAGGAGAAGGAGTATCCTATCCCTTTAGCTGCTCTTGAGCTCTTAAACAATCATGGAAACGGGTTTAAGCGATTGAAGGGGGAAAGAATCATTGAGCCAAATAATGGTATCACTACAGTTAATGATAATAATCAGGTGGCTGCTTCTGCTGCAGATCACAGAATATTATCAACTGAAGGTATTTTGAGGTTTGCTGGTGAAAGATTCATTCAGTCCTATTCTAAGCAGCAGGTAGCGAGCCATCCTTTCAATTGGTCCTTCTCTGGCCTTAACTTTGAGCAGACCAAGGATGTTGAGCTTGTGGAGTTGCTTCTAGCTTCTGCTGAGAAAGTAGGATGTCAACAATATGAAAGTGCCTGCAGATTACTCCATTTTTGTGATGACTTGGCTTCAAATGCAGGTAATCCAGTTCGAAGGGCGGCATACTATTTCTGTGAAGCTCTTCGAGAGAAGATTGATAAAGAATCCGGAAGAAATACATCAAAGGGTTTGGGGAAAATGCTTGAATCATTTGATATAGACAAGGCAATGATGGTACCAGATGGGCCTAAGCTTgcatttcaccaaggacttcctcTTTCCCAAGTGGAAAAGTTTGCCGGAATCCAAGCCATCATAGAGAAAGTTTCTGAATCAAACAAAGTTCATGTGATTGATCTTCGAATTGCGAATGGTGTTCAATGGATAGCCTTAATGCAAGCTCTAGCATCTCGCCATGAGCACTTCCCTATAGAAAGTTTAAAAATAACAGTCATCGCAACTACTGCAAGGGATGTTATGGAGGAGACTGGTAAGTGGTTGACCAACTTTGCCAATACTCTAAAAATACCATTCTCTTTTAATATAGTTATGGTATCAAACATGTTTGAGCTCAAACAAGATCTTTTCAAATTGGACAACAATGAAACAATCGCGGTCTACTCTTCTTTTGCATTGAGGAGAATGATAGCACAGTCAACTGAATTGGAGTCACTCATGAGAGTGATCAAAAGCCTAAATCCATGTGTAATGGTAGTGACTGAAGTTGAGGCAAATCACAACTCACCAGCCTTTGTTAACCGATTCATTGAAGCCCTTTTCTTCTATGGAACACTATTTGATTGCCTTGAATCTTTCAtgaaaaggaatgagcctaatcgAATGGCGGTTGAAGCAACCTATTGTTTTCAGGCAATCAGAAACATCGTGGCCACTGAGGGAGAAGAAAGACAGATAAGAAATGTGAAGATTGATGTGTGGAGAGCTTTCTTTGCCAGGTTTGGAATGGAAGAGCTTGAATTGAGCCCATCATCTATATACCAAGCTAATCTCATTGTTGACAGATTCCCAGCTGGGACTTCTTGTACTCTTGGCATGAATGGAAAATGCCTTATCATGGGTTGGAAAG ATTTGCTGTCACTAGAGACATGTTTGGAGGATATAGCAGGATTAGTGAAATCCCAGCTATGGTTTCAGATGTTGAATCCAAGGAGAAAGAGTGTCCAATTTCTTTAG